TCGCAAGGAACCGGCCGGCCGTCTGACCATGCAACAGCTGCAGGCCCAGTTGGATCAGGTGGCCGGGGCACCGCCGCCACCCAACGCGCCGCCCGCAGCCCCGGCCCATTGGCCCACGGCCCCCGCGCAGGCCCCCGTCATACCGCCCGCAGGTCCGGCGCGTCGGCCCACGGCGCCTGCCGGAACGCCCGTAGCCGCCCGCCGCCGAATATTCCGTTGGGTCGCGTGGATCAGTGCGGCAGTGCTGGCCTCGGTGGCGTCCGCGATACTGATCCCCGATCAGGAGGATGGGGCCTATCAGGACAATCTCCGGGCAGTTGAAGCCATGGGCCATCCACCGGACTTCACCGTGAAATCCAAAGCTCGTGTCGACGGCGACCGGGCGCGAGTCGTCTACATGGGAGGACCCGTTACTGGTACGCCGAGCCTCGGCCAAAAGGGAGTGATCGGGTCATGGCTGCAGGCGGTGCCGGGCGTCTCAACGGTCGGGATGTCCGGCGTAGACGCCTCGTGCATGACCAAGGAATACGGCTGCATCTTGGCCGTCGACCTCAAAGACGGCTACACCGAGCCATCCATCCTCGACGCCCAGATCCACAAGCAGGACGGCAAGTTGGCCCTCCAGGTCACGGTTGGCCCTTTCGACTAGAGGGCGTCTGAGAAGCCCCGCTCAGGGCGGGCGAGTTGGTATTTCCCGTGCTGGTGGGGGCCCAGATGGCCAGGCGTCAACTCGCGTATCCGACGGATCTGTCCGATGCGGAGTGGGAAGCGCTGGCCCCGCTCGTACCGCCGCCGAAGCGCAGTGGACGGCCGCCGAAGCATCCGCGCCGGGAGATCAGCGATGCCTTCGCGTACTGGCTACGGGCCGGCTGTGCCGGGCGACTACTCCCGCACGACTTCCCGCCTTATCAGACTGTCTACCACTACTGGCGGCAGTGGCGGATCGAGGGGCGCTGGGAGGAGATTCTGGGCGCGCTACCGCGCCGCCGGCTCGTCGTGCCTGGCTCGACGGTGCTTCTGATGTGTGGCTCGGTGCCGGTCTGCGACGGCCGGCTCGCCCCGGAGATGCTGTGTCCATGGGGCGAAATGGGCGCCGAGCCCGAACTGCCGGGTGTCAGGCCGAAGACGAGTTCCATCCGTCGTGAGGTCGATCGGCCCAGAGGTGTCTGCAGATGGCCCAATAAGATCTGGCGCGGTGCACTGGGATGCCTCAGCTGGTCAGCCCTCGTCGTGTCCCGGAGGGGGTCGTGGCGGAGATGAGGTGGTCGACGACCCCGGTAGCACTGCCACAACGTTGGTAGGCGGCTCGCTGGCGCTCCGCTCCACCGCCGTCCGCGCGAAGGCGTGACCACAGGGTGCCAATGAGCTCGATGTCGCCCTGATCTCGTAGGGCGGGTTCCAGCCAGGACAGCAGTTGTTCGACCTGGTCGGCGGCGGGAGCGAGGCGGCCCGTACGTAGGTCGATGCTCTCGCCGGCGAGGCCGTCGCGGGCTGCGCGCCAGTATGCGGCGCGCAGCATCTCCGGCTGGGGCCGGAACGCCGGGTCTCCGAAATCGATGGCCTGGAGGGCGGTGGCGACCATCGCTCTGATGAGGCCGGCGAGCAGTACGGTCTCGCCCGCCGTGGTGGTCGCGTCGGCGAAGCGGAATTCGAGTGTGGATACATGGTGCGAGGGCCTGATGTCCCAGTACAGGCCGCCGAGGTCCATGACCGTGCCAGTGGCGAGGAAGCCCGAGACGAGCTCTTCGAAGTGGTCGGGGGACTCGAAGTACGGCGGGGGGCCGGCGACCGGCCACCGTCCCCAGATCGTCGTGCGCCAGCTCGCGTACCCAGTGTCGCGTCCCGCCCAGTACGGCGAGTTCGCAGCGAGGGCGACGAGGACGGGAAGCTGTGGCCGTAGGTGGTTGCTGACTTCCAGCGCGGTGGCCAGGTCGGGAACGCCGACGTGGATGTGGCAGGCGCAGGCGCTCTGCTCGTCGTCCAAGGCGCGGAACATGGCGGCGCTTCGGTCGTAGCGGGGACCGGCGGTGAGGGGAGGCGGGGCGGCCTGGCCGAGCACGGGGGTGCCGCTGGAGATGGTGCGCAGCCCTTGCCGTTCGGCGGCCCGTGCGACTGCCGCTCGCAGGGACCTGACCTGCTCGGCCAGTTGAACGAGGCTGGTGTGCGGGTCGGTGCGTACCTCGACCTGGTAGCGGGTGATTTCCGTGGTGACCCGCCCGCCGAGTTCGCATGCCGCCTCGGCCACCACTTTTTCCGCCTCCGGGCATACCTCCCGCGATACCGGATCGACCAGCAGGTACTCCTCCTCGACGCCCACCGTCAGAGGGGAGTGTCTGATTAACGGTGGATCGCCCATCTATGTCAGGTTGGCTTGATCGCTGGCCTGGAGAAGTGGAACCACCAAGTGACTGACGCAACAACAGAGGCCCCTGAGATGCCTGCGGTCGAGGCCGTGGACACGGTCGACGATCAGCTGATCGGGATGCTGGTGGACCGGGCCCGGTTCGAGGGTCTGCAGTTGACCGGCGAGGGCGGGCTGCTGCAGCAACTCACCAAGCGGGTGCTGGAGTCCGCCCTGGAGGGCGAGATCACCGGCCACCTCGGCTATGAGAAGCACGATCCGGCCGGCCGTGACAGCGGCAACTCCCGCAACGGAACTCGCTCCAAGACTGTGCTCACCGACGTCGGCCCGGTCGAGATATCCGTGCCGCGTGACGTCGAGGGCAGCTTCGAGCCGCAGATCGTCAAGAAGCGGCAGCGACGGCTCACCGGCGTCGACGAGATGGTCTTGTCGCTCTCCGCAAAAGGGCTGACGCACGGCGAGATTTCGGCTCACCTGGCCGAGGTGTACGGCGCGAATGTGTCGAAGCAGACCATCACCACCATCACCGACAAGGTGATGGACGGCATGGCCGAATGGCAGTCTCGTCCGCTCGACCCCGTCTATCCCGTGGTGTTCGTGGACGCTATCAACGTGAAAATCCGCGATGGCCATGTGGCCAACAGGCCCATTTATGTGGCCTTGGCGGTGACCGCCGAAGGGACCCGCGACATTCTCGGGATCTGGGCCGGCGACGGAGGAGAGGGTGCCAAGCACTGGCTTTCCGTCTTCACGGAACTCAAGAACCGCGGAGTGCAGGATGTGCTGATGCTCGTCTGCGACGGGCTCAAGGGCCTGCCGGACGCCGTCGAGACGGTCTGGCCCCGCACGGTAGTTCAGACCTGCATCGTTCACCTTTTGCGCAACAGTTTCCGATACGTGGCCAGGCAGGACTGGGACAAGGTCGCCAAGGCCCTCAAGCCCGTATATACGGCGCCGAACGAAGCCGCAGCCACCGAGAGGTTCCTCGAGTTCAGCGACGCCTGGGGCACCAAGTGCCCGGCAGTCGTGAAGCTGTGGTCCGACGCCTGGGCCGAGTTCGTTCCCTTCCTCTCCTTCGACGTCGAAATCAGGAAGGTGATCTGCAGCACGAATGCCATCGAGAGCGTGAACGCTCGGATCCGCAAGGCCGTTCGCGCCCGCGGGCACTTCCCGAACGAGTCCGCGGCCCTCAAGTGCGTTTACATGGCGTTGATGTCACTCGACCCGACCGGCAAGGGCCGCAAACGCTGGACCATGCGCTGGAAGGCACCCTTGAATGCCTTCCAGATCGCCTTCGAAGGCCGACTCACCCCGGCCGTGAAGTAACCATCCGAACGGGCAAGATCAACCGTTAAATTGACACACCCCAGCAGGAGGCACGACTCATTTGGCTGGATCGTGTCAGCCCGGGGCTGCGGCACTCAGAGGATCTTCGGATCAGGTGATGTCGAGGGTTGTCAGGGGCGGGTGGCGTAGCGGCTGTGCGTGCGCAGGCCGTTAGTGATGGTGTCGTAGCCGGTGAGGCGGAGTGCGCCGATGGCCAGTTCGCGCAGCGTGGCCGTGGCCCGGCGCCCTTCCGTGACATGAGCCGGTGCTGGCTCGACGCGATGTCCCAGAGCGTGTCGGGTACGGCGGCGATCCAAAATTCGGGCCGGGGCAGCGTGGCTGAAATGGACGCGCAGCATGTCGTTGGCTCTCCCCGCTGAGCGCGACCGGCGGGGACATCGCAACGCGAGGGATCAGGAGGTGATAACCGTGTCCTCAATGCGTGCGTACGGGGACCGGCCAGGGGCGGCGGGCAGGTGCCCCTGGCCGGAGCGAGAGCGCGATGGTTCGCTTCGGGCAGGGAACCGGAGCGGACACGGTCAGTTGCAGGCGTGGCCCCAGCCCATGTCGGGGCGCCAGGTCTTGGTGCTCGCGGTCCCGCCCTGCTTCTTCCAGGTGAACTTCGCCTGCACCTGGAAACTGTTCGTCGGCCACCTGCACGGGTTGACCGACGAGGTGCCTGCCAGGTCTTGGGTGCTGTGCCAGCCGTCGTCGTCCTTGGCGGACTTCACCGTCAGCGTCCTGGTGCCGTTGAAGCGCAGGAGCTTCACGTCGTTGACCTTGACCGTGTAGTTGCCACCGCCGACGGTGTCGGTGATCTTCGCCCGTGCCCGGTATGTGTCGGCCTCGTCGTCCCACCATACGGTCGCACAGCGCTTGACCTGCTTGCCGTAGCACTCCCAGGTGCTGTCCGCCGACGCCATGGACGGTGTGAAGACGATCGATGCGCCCACCGCTGCGACGGTGAGCCCACCAGCCGTACCGATCCGGCCGAGTTGCTTGATCCTCATGAGGTTCCCTTCCAATGTCCCGCGGCGTTGGACGGCCGCCGGGTCTCCAGCGCTGGCGACGGGAACGCTAGCCGGGAATCCGGGGTGAACCGTGAGGCGTGCGGTGCTGTTGCGCAGCCGTGACAACGTCCGGATTCGGCTGCCGCCGCCAGCCGACCGAGCCCCGGATCTTCCAGGGCGCCGGATCTTCCAGGGCGCGAGCGACGGTCGGCCAGGAGGTGACGTCTGGGCAGTACCCGGTGCGGTGGTTGGTGACTTCACTCTCAGCCCACCGGCCTGCCTTGCGAACGAAGCTGAGGTTAGCGGCGCGGTGCGGTTTGCGCGCCCCGCGTTTGGGTTCGGGCGCGGGGACGCAGCCTTCTGGGATGGCGCGTAGAAGGAGAAGGCCCGCAGCGTTGCCCGGACACCTCGTGCGGGACGTGTCGCCGCCTGCGGCGCGGGGCTCCGGGGTGCGAAAACCCGGCCGGGCGTGGGTGCTTGGCGTCGGTGCGGCAGTCGTGAGCGTGTTGCTCGTCGCGCTGATCGTCGTCGTGGCGCCGCACCATCTCCTGGCTTGGGACACTGCCGACGCCCGCGTTCCGGACCGCGCGAAGGCAATCAACGACATTCGGACCACGCTGCTGCAGGGGCTGGCCGGGGTGGCATTGCTTGTTGGAGCCTTCTTCACCTGGAGGCAATTGCAGGTGACGCGGTACGGACAGCTCAGCGAGCGGTTTACCGCGGCGGTGGAGCAGTTGGGCAGCCCTAGCGTGGAGGTGCGCATCGGAGCGGTCTTCGCTCTGGAGAGGGTCGCTGTCGACTCACGGGACGATCGCGGGACCGTCGCCGAGGTGCTCTGCCTCTTCGCACAACGAAACGCACTCGCCACACCGCTCGAAGCCCGCCCCGCCCCTGGCGAGATAGCGAGAAGCGGTGAAGTGGCCCTGGCACACGCGGGTGACACCTTGCTGGTCCTGCGCTCCCCGGATGTGCACGCCGCGGTCACCGTGCTCGGCCGTGCTCCACGCCCCGAGGGGCTGACACTTCGTCTCCAGCGGGCGGACCTCCGACGCTCGATGCTGGACCACGCGGATCTCGTCGACGCGGACCTGCACTACGCCGATCTGACGAACGTGCACCTCCAGGGGGCCCGGCTGCAACGAGTCGACCTGTCCGGAACGTGGCTGGTCAGAGCCATACTTCTGGGAGCCGACCTGCGACAGGCCTCGATGCGGTCCGTCTTGCTGTGCCACGCCCGGCTCGACGACGCCGACCTGCGCGCGGCGGACTTGAGCAATGCCGACCTGACAGCGGCCGTCATCGGTGCCGCGCGATTCGAGCTGGCTGATCTGCGCGGCGCGGTTCTGACGGGCACCGACCTGACCGGGGCGACGTTCACCAAAGCGGTGGCCGACGCCACCACGGTCTGGCCCCAGGGCTTCGACGCGGCAGCCGCCGGGGTGCTCTGCGCAGACAACGCGCCGCCGCTCCAGCCCCTGAGCTTCTTCCCGCAAGATCCCGCCTAGCGACGGCAGTCCTGGCGCACTTGTTGTAAGGAGGCGCCGTGCCGTAAGTAGCCCTAACAAAATGGGATGGCGGAGGTGTCCCTGCCAGGGCGAGGATCTCTCGGTACTCGCCGATGAAGGGACAGCTGTGGACGACAATGTTCCGAGAGAGCTCATCTCTCTTGCTGATGACGAGGGGAACAGCGTCACCGTCAACGTTCTGGGGCGTGATCCCAGGTGGTCCGCCGGGCTGCAAGCCGAGATCGTGGTCAGGACACCTTTCGTATCCGGCCGTGTTGACCTGGCTCTGTACACCTCGAGACTGGAGAGCTGGGCGGATGCGCTGACCAGGCTCAAGGACGGCGAGGATGTCGCCTGGATGGAGATGAGCAGTGGGCCGTCGATCTTCATCCAACTCACCGGCGAGCGTGACTGTCCGGAGGTGGTCGTGGAGGACGAGTCAGGGTCCATGGTCACCGTTCGGGTGCCGCTCGTGCCGCCGGACGACTGGATTACTGACCACCAACAGCGTCTGCAGCAGGTGATGAAGCACTGGGTTCCGCTCCTGTCAGCGTAGGGAGACAAGCCTCCGCCAGCAGATGAGTGCGCATCCAAGGGCGCGGAAAGCATCGTGGATGTCGTCGCGTATCTCCCAGCGGATCCGCAGGCGGCGGAACCGGTGCAGGTGAGCGAACGCGCGTTCCACGATCCAGCGTTGGGTGCCCAGGCCAGAGCCGTGCTCGGTGCCCCGGCGGGCGATGACCGGCTTCACGGCGAGGTCCCAGACGAGCCGGCGGTACTTGTCGTGGTCGTAACCGCGGTCCCCGAGTACGACGTCCGGGCGGCGCCGCGGCCGGCCGCGCTTGCCGCGCACGGGCGGGGACTGCCTGAAGCAGTGGGATGAGCTGGGTGGCGTCGTTGCGGTTGCCGCCGGTCAGGGTGACCGCGAGCGGGATGCCAGTGGCATCGGTGATCAGATGATGCTTGCTGCCCGTCTTACCCCCGGTCAACGGGGCTTCGTCCCGTCTTGGAGCTCCCTTAAGCGCGCGGATGTGGGAGCCGTCGACCGCGGCCCGGGAGAAGTCCCGGGCGCCCGCGCTACGGAGCTTGGCGAGGAGGACCTCGTGCAGCCGGGGCCACACACCGGACGCAGTCCACTCGGCCAGGCGCCGCCAGCACGTCATCCCCGAACCGAAGCCGAGTTCCTGCGGCAGATGTTCCCAGGCGATCCCGGTCTGCAGCACGAACAGGATGCCCTGGGACACCAGCCGATCCGGATGCCGCTTCCGCCCGGGATGGCAAGCTCGGCGCTCCACCTTCGGCAGCAGCGGCTCGACCACCGCCCATAACTCGTCATCGAATTCCCACGCCTTCGGCCGAGCCACCCCGCACCCCCGGCTCAACGGCCCCGGAGTGATCCAACCATCTCGAAGATCATCTCGTTAGGAGTTCAAAGCGCAACCCCCTTTCTCCGTGCGGGTGACCTGGTCGAGCTGGGTCCGGGAAGTCCGACTCAGAAGCTGGGCGAACAGCAAGAGAAGAAGGCCCGCGACGCGGGTGGTGGTGTCGAGTCCGCCTCCCTTCACGGGCCGGAGGACGTGGGCCCATCATTGATCTTGCTTGATAGGCCCATCGACGCATCCTTGGGCGGGATCGGGACACAGTGAGCATGACGGTTTCGTACTGACCAGACCAGGAAGGTCCGGACGGGATAACAGACCCAGATGTCGGTGGCCAGCCAGTCGTCGATGTCGCGCTGGGCGCAGGTGGCCAGGTTGCACCCGGCGGACTTCGCGTGACATCGACGGCACACTGCGCGAGGCCACGCGTCTGCACACGGAACGATCACCGTCGCCGTATCCCAGCTCGGCGACGACTCAGCCGTTATCCGCCTCGGCGGAGCCCATGCTCTGTCTGGGCTCGCCGACGGCGCCCCCACCAGAGAACTTCGCCAGAATTGCATCGACGTCTTCGGCCTCGCCACCGCAGGCGTCCGTCTCGCTTGACCTTTTGCGCGTCAGTCCGGCAGCCAGTGCAGCTCGTGCGCCAGGGTTTTGGCGACGGCGCGGATGCGGCGGTGCAGCGGCGACTGCTCGCTTGGGAGGACCAGGTGGATCGTCAGGCTGGGCGCGCCTCGCAGCGGTCGCCAGGTGAGACCGGCCGGTTGTGCCGTGGCCGCGGCTTCTCCGGCCGGGGCGAGGGTGAGCCCGTCGCGCAGGTCGCGCTGAGACAGGTCGAAAGAGACCGCGGACGTGTGGAATCGGGGGTGTGGTCGGGTGTCCTGGAACAGTGCGGACAGCTGATCGTGGATCACGGGGTTGGTCGCACGGGCCGGGAGTCGCAGCGGATACGCGGCCGCGTCGGCGATCTCGATCTCCGGGTGTTCGGCCAGCGGATGGTGCTGCGCCAGCTGGACCCCGATGCGCGCACGCCGCAGCAGGGACCGGCGCACGCCACGGCCCGGCTGTTCACCGCGGGTGATCCCGGCATCAATGCGGCCCTCGGCGACCGCGGGGGAGATCTCCGGTGTCGCCATCGGGACCGCGGCGACCTCGAGTCCGCTGTTGCCGCGCATCAGCCTGTCCACCAGGGCGGGTGCCGTCTCGGCCCCGGCGCTGAGGCT
This Streptomyces sp. NBC_01283 DNA region includes the following protein-coding sequences:
- a CDS encoding IS5 family transposase (programmed frameshift), with translation MARPKAWEFDDELWAVVEPLLPKVERRACHPGRKRHPDRLVSQGILFVLQTGIAWEHLPQELGFGSGMTCWRRLAEWTASGVWPRLHEVLLAKLRSAGARDFSRAAVDGSHIRALKGAPRRDEAPLTGGKTGSKHHLITDATGIPLAVTLTGGNRNDATQLIPLLQAVPPVRGKRGRPRRRPDVVLGDRGYDHDKYRRLVWDLAVKPVIARRGTEHGSGLGTQRWIVERAFAHLHRFRRLRIRWEIRDDIHDAFRALGCALICWRRLVSLR
- a CDS encoding LysR family transcriptional regulator, with product MAPDTVSLRYFLVLAQELNFTRAAACIGIAQPALSSRIRRLEAELGAALLVRNTRSVALTTAGAALAESAPPALAALDRAWDTARSAAAGELGTLRIGYSLSAGAETAPALVDRLMRGNSGLEVAAVPMATPEISPAVAEGRIDAGITRGEQPGRGVRRSLLRRARIGVQLAQHHPLAEHPEIEIADAAAYPLRLPARATNPVIHDQLSALFQDTRPHPRFHTSAVSFDLSQRDLRDGLTLAPAGEAAATAQPAGLTWRPLRGAPSLTIHLVLPSEQSPLHRRIRAVAKTLAHELHWLPD
- a CDS encoding glutamate--cysteine ligase, which produces MGVEEEYLLVDPVSREVCPEAEKVVAEAACELGGRVTTEITRYQVEVRTDPHTSLVQLAEQVRSLRAAVARAAERQGLRTISSGTPVLGQAAPPPLTAGPRYDRSAAMFRALDDEQSACACHIHVGVPDLATALEVSNHLRPQLPVLVALAANSPYWAGRDTGYASWRTTIWGRWPVAGPPPYFESPDHFEELVSGFLATGTVMDLGGLYWDIRPSHHVSTLEFRFADATTTAGETVLLAGLIRAMVATALQAIDFGDPAFRPQPEMLRAAYWRAARDGLAGESIDLRTGRLAPAADQVEQLLSWLEPALRDQGDIELIGTLWSRLRADGGGAERQRAAYQRCGSATGVVDHLISATTPSGTRRGLTS
- a CDS encoding DUF5959 family protein translates to MDDNVPRELISLADDEGNSVTVNVLGRDPRWSAGLQAEIVVRTPFVSGRVDLALYTSRLESWADALTRLKDGEDVAWMEMSSGPSIFIQLTGERDCPEVVVEDESGSMVTVRVPLVPPDDWITDHQQRLQQVMKHWVPLLSA
- a CDS encoding transposase, which codes for MARRQLAYPTDLSDAEWEALAPLVPPPKRSGRPPKHPRREISDAFAYWLRAGCAGRLLPHDFPPYQTVYHYWRQWRIEGRWEEILGALPRRRLVVPGSTVLLMCGSVPVCDGRLAPEMLCPWGEMGAEPELPGVRPKTSSIRREVDRPRGVCRWPNKIWRGALGCLSWSALVVSRRGSWRR
- a CDS encoding pentapeptide repeat-containing protein, whose product is MLLVALIVVVAPHHLLAWDTADARVPDRAKAINDIRTTLLQGLAGVALLVGAFFTWRQLQVTRYGQLSERFTAAVEQLGSPSVEVRIGAVFALERVAVDSRDDRGTVAEVLCLFAQRNALATPLEARPAPGEIARSGEVALAHAGDTLLVLRSPDVHAAVTVLGRAPRPEGLTLRLQRADLRRSMLDHADLVDADLHYADLTNVHLQGARLQRVDLSGTWLVRAILLGADLRQASMRSVLLCHARLDDADLRAADLSNADLTAAVIGAARFELADLRGAVLTGTDLTGATFTKAVADATTVWPQGFDAAAAGVLCADNAPPLQPLSFFPQDPA
- a CDS encoding IS256 family transposase, which encodes MPAVEAVDTVDDQLIGMLVDRARFEGLQLTGEGGLLQQLTKRVLESALEGEITGHLGYEKHDPAGRDSGNSRNGTRSKTVLTDVGPVEISVPRDVEGSFEPQIVKKRQRRLTGVDEMVLSLSAKGLTHGEISAHLAEVYGANVSKQTITTITDKVMDGMAEWQSRPLDPVYPVVFVDAINVKIRDGHVANRPIYVALAVTAEGTRDILGIWAGDGGEGAKHWLSVFTELKNRGVQDVLMLVCDGLKGLPDAVETVWPRTVVQTCIVHLLRNSFRYVARQDWDKVAKALKPVYTAPNEAAATERFLEFSDAWGTKCPAVVKLWSDAWAEFVPFLSFDVEIRKVICSTNAIESVNARIRKAVRARGHFPNESAALKCVYMALMSLDPTGKGRKRWTMRWKAPLNAFQIAFEGRLTPAVK